A window of Candidatus Izemoplasma sp. contains these coding sequences:
- a CDS encoding ribonuclease HII: MRQFETKYLKQGYRLIAGTDEAGRGPLAGPVVASAVILDENHPIDGLNDSKQLSEKKRNHLYDEIHRYAKAIATVFIYPEEIDQINIYQASKKAMNDAITQLSLRPDVVLSDAMPLSLKDIICESIIKGDTLSESIAAASIIAKVSRDRYMIDQAITYPDYGFDRHKGYPTKEHMAALKRFGVTPLHRRSYQPVKDQINRQIKLDI; encoded by the coding sequence TTGAGACAATTTGAAACGAAATATCTTAAACAAGGATATCGATTAATCGCTGGTACTGATGAAGCAGGAAGGGGTCCTTTAGCAGGACCAGTTGTTGCGAGTGCTGTTATCCTTGATGAGAATCATCCCATTGATGGTTTAAATGATTCGAAGCAATTAAGTGAAAAGAAACGTAACCATCTATATGATGAAATTCATAGGTATGCAAAAGCGATTGCAACAGTCTTTATATATCCCGAAGAAATAGATCAAATAAATATCTATCAAGCCAGCAAAAAAGCTATGAATGATGCGATTACGCAATTATCATTAAGACCAGACGTGGTATTAAGTGATGCCATGCCATTATCTTTAAAAGATATCATATGTGAGTCTATTATAAAAGGAGACACATTAAGTGAAAGCATTGCGGCAGCAAGTATTATCGCAAAAGTGAGTCGTGATCGGTATATGATTGATCAAGCTATCACCTATCCTGATTATGGATTTGACCGGCATAAAGGCTATCCTACCAAAGAACATATGGCGGCTTTAAAAAGATTTGGTGTGACACCACTACATAGAAGAAGCTATCAACCTGTCAAGGATCAGATTAATCGTCAAATTAAGTTAGATATTTAA
- a CDS encoding HAD family phosphatase gives MITTILFDMDGVITNTEKYHFESWQEAFKLADIDITKNNYHEHVQARNHQQAISAVIGSNDKKIIELISQTKRQVYKERINKHVDVYQDTMNFIKDVKQSKLKLAVVSASSMAKEVLDKAGLLGYFDLVIEGTKDNNLRNKPYPDLYLHAMALLESQPEETLIIEDSLSGIKAGIKSGASVIGVERDKLDDFEHKRCTVVPKITTDLVGELI, from the coding sequence ATGATAACAACAATTTTATTTGATATGGATGGTGTGATAACCAATACTGAGAAGTATCATTTTGAGTCTTGGCAAGAAGCATTCAAGTTAGCTGATATAGATATTACGAAAAATAACTATCATGAACATGTTCAGGCGCGTAACCATCAACAAGCGATTAGCGCAGTGATTGGTTCAAATGACAAGAAAATAATTGAATTAATTTCACAAACCAAACGTCAGGTATATAAAGAACGTATTAATAAACATGTTGATGTGTATCAAGATACAATGAATTTTATTAAAGATGTAAAACAATCAAAACTTAAACTTGCAGTTGTGAGTGCCTCATCCATGGCCAAAGAAGTGCTTGACAAAGCAGGACTACTGGGTTATTTTGATCTTGTAATTGAAGGGACAAAAGATAATAACTTAAGAAATAAACCATATCCAGATCTATATCTTCATGCAATGGCTTTACTAGAGAGTCAACCAGAAGAAACGCTGATTATTGAAGATTCCCTATCTGGGATTAAGGCAGGTATTAAAAGTGGTGCAAGTGTCATTGGTGTTGAAAGAGATAAGTTGGATGATTTTGAACACAAAAGATGCACAGTAGTACCTAAGATAACAACTGATTTAGTAGGTGAACTGATATGA
- a CDS encoding thioredoxin family protein produces the protein MKKISTLKEFYNAIETHDKVITFWHTKWCPDCIVIKPHLPKLEKEFDAFDFLDIDRDELIDLAKHLEVFGIPSFIVFENGDEVDRLVNKRRKTYSEVKTFIQNSTT, from the coding sequence ATGAAGAAAATCTCGACACTTAAAGAATTTTATAATGCAATTGAGACCCATGATAAGGTGATTACTTTCTGGCATACAAAGTGGTGTCCAGATTGTATCGTTATAAAACCACATTTACCTAAATTAGAAAAGGAGTTTGACGCGTTTGACTTTTTAGATATTGATCGTGATGAGTTAATCGATTTAGCAAAACACTTAGAAGTATTTGGTATTCCAAGTTTTATTGTATTTGAAAATGGAGACGAAGTTGATCGTCTTGTAAATAAACGAAGAAAAACATATAGTGAAGTAAAAACATTCATTCAAAATAGTACGACATGA
- a CDS encoding amino acid permease, which translates to MEKKKQELKRSIGLFGGISILTGIMVGSGIFFIGSYVLIRTNYSTGTSLFVWLLGGLITLMYGLIYAELGAMMPKAGGYYVYLREAFGKPIAFLSGFMNFTLASSGSIAALAIAFSLILNNILGLLYGIQMSALVMSLISIVAIIGLSVLNYFGIKLGTLVQKAFLVIKAIPILLIVILGLLLGTNSVSLQLDFAGLGVFESLTLVGYAVIATFWAYEGWTNLNNVAGEVKHPERNLPLSLIISIGSVTLLYVLYQFSTFRVLSISELETMISGGNIYTGINAGFLLLGNIGMYLVMITMLLSVLGALNGAIIVFPRVYYAMSIDGVFFSKFKEVDSTYKTPVYAIIGSGTMAILLLVFGLDDLISLVAFGGLLFNTLIFISLFIFRKTRPNIERPYRVWGYPFLPALAVIITVLLLIATYVENLQSSLIGTGLILLGLPIYYGIEYYKNRVSS; encoded by the coding sequence ATGGAGAAAAAAAAGCAAGAACTTAAGCGATCTATAGGGTTATTCGGGGGGATATCAATTCTTACAGGTATCATGGTAGGATCGGGTATCTTTTTTATTGGGTCATATGTTTTAATACGGACAAATTACTCAACTGGAACGAGTTTATTTGTGTGGTTATTAGGCGGTTTAATTACCTTGATGTATGGTTTGATTTATGCTGAACTTGGCGCAATGATGCCTAAAGCTGGCGGTTATTATGTTTATTTACGTGAAGCATTCGGTAAACCAATAGCGTTTTTAAGTGGGTTTATGAATTTTACTTTAGCATCAAGTGGTAGTATTGCAGCATTAGCTATTGCATTCAGTTTAATTCTAAACAACATATTAGGATTACTGTATGGCATCCAAATGAGTGCATTGGTGATGTCACTTATTTCGATAGTGGCTATTATTGGTTTGTCCGTGCTAAATTACTTTGGGATTAAGTTAGGAACGCTTGTGCAAAAAGCATTTCTGGTCATTAAAGCAATTCCTATTTTATTGATTGTTATTTTAGGATTATTATTAGGGACAAATAGCGTCTCTCTTCAATTAGATTTTGCCGGATTAGGTGTTTTTGAATCTCTTACTTTGGTAGGGTATGCCGTCATCGCAACATTTTGGGCATATGAGGGCTGGACAAATCTTAATAATGTTGCTGGAGAAGTGAAACATCCAGAACGTAATTTACCCTTGTCGTTAATTATTTCAATAGGCTCTGTGACATTACTTTATGTGTTGTATCAGTTTTCGACATTCCGCGTCTTGTCTATCTCTGAACTTGAAACTATGATTTCAGGTGGTAACATTTATACAGGGATTAATGCTGGATTTTTATTATTAGGAAACATTGGTATGTATTTAGTCATGATAACGATGCTTTTAAGTGTTTTAGGCGCTCTTAACGGCGCAATAATTGTTTTTCCACGTGTTTATTATGCTATGAGTATAGACGGTGTGTTCTTTAGCAAATTTAAAGAAGTTGATTCAACTTACAAAACGCCTGTTTATGCAATTATTGGATCAGGAACAATGGCTATTTTGTTACTTGTGTTCGGGCTAGATGATTTAATTTCACTTGTAGCATTTGGAGGATTATTATTCAATACATTAATCTTTATTAGTTTATTTATATTCCGCAAAACAAGACCAAATATAGAGCGACCATACCGTGTTTGGGGATATCCATTCTTACCTGCTCTAGCAGTGATTATTACTGTTTTATTATTGATTGCGACATATGTTGAGAATTTACAATCGTCATTAATCGGAACAGGATTAATTCTCTTAGGTCTTCCAATTTATTACGGAATCGAGTATTATAAAAATAGAGTTAGTTCATAA
- a CDS encoding Cof-type HAD-IIB family hydrolase, with amino-acid sequence MKKYLFALDLDGTLLQDWETISEATKTYLRQLKSDGHTIVLATGRPYRSSEPFHRELGLKTPLINYNGGLVTSDHDKTFEPYSLTIDKNDILTIFNDNINYIDNCFGEVKDDIFLYRETEEIEPLLHNFNGARLFVGDLNKTLDENTNGFIIIAKPQQSEQIESYVKKHFKDRVLCRNWGEHYHHVLELYTPETNKGKGLAYVAEHLKIPRENIIAFGDAHNDIEMLKYASLGVAMKNAQDRLKVHADDITEYSNTEDGLIHYIKQFLKKEQ; translated from the coding sequence ATGAAAAAATATTTATTTGCTTTAGATTTAGATGGTACCCTTTTGCAAGATTGGGAGACCATTTCTGAAGCCACAAAAACTTACCTTAGACAATTAAAATCCGACGGACATACCATTGTTTTAGCAACCGGAAGACCCTATCGTAGTAGTGAACCATTCCATCGTGAGTTAGGTCTGAAAACACCTCTAATCAACTACAATGGTGGGTTAGTCACAAGTGATCACGATAAGACATTTGAGCCTTACTCACTGACAATAGATAAAAATGATATCTTGACCATTTTTAATGATAATATTAATTATATCGACAATTGCTTTGGTGAAGTAAAGGATGATATCTTTTTATATCGAGAGACAGAAGAGATTGAACCATTATTACACAACTTTAACGGTGCCCGTTTATTTGTTGGCGACTTAAACAAAACCCTTGATGAAAATACAAACGGATTTATAATCATAGCTAAACCACAACAATCAGAACAAATTGAGTCCTATGTTAAAAAGCATTTTAAAGATCGCGTCCTATGTCGGAATTGGGGAGAACACTATCATCACGTTTTAGAACTCTATACCCCCGAGACGAATAAAGGTAAGGGATTAGCATATGTTGCGGAGCACCTAAAGATTCCAAGAGAAAATATCATCGCCTTTGGTGATGCCCACAACGACATTGAAATGCTTAAATATGCCAGTCTTGGTGTCGCAATGAAAAATGCTCAAGATCGCTTGAAGGTTCATGCAGATGATATCACAGAGTATTCAAATACCGAAGATGGATTAATTCATTACATCAAACAATTCTTAAAAAAAGAACAGTAA
- a CDS encoding GMP reductase — MRMESDTKLDFKDVLIRPKRSNLSSRKEVSLKRTYTFKHSHKEWTGIPIMTANMDGVGTLEMANELQKRQLFTCLVKTYDEDDLKGFNVNPDYVAISTGISKRDYKKVQAIIQAHPELYFICIDVANGYSEKFGDFVEKVRTDFPHYTIIAGNVVTADMTQELILRGADIIKVGIGPGSVCTTRIQTGVGYPQLSAIMECADAAHGLGAHIIADGGCTSPGDIAKAFGAGADFVMLGGMFAGHDEGGGTIIEKVMQTKEVDPKTQQLKTETKKYVEFYGMSSDTAMDKHHGGVAEYRSSEGRTVRLPYRGNVDCTVKNILGGLRSTCTYVGAPTLKQLSKCTTFIRVTKQYNDVFEE, encoded by the coding sequence ATGCGAATGGAAAGCGATACAAAACTAGATTTTAAGGATGTCTTAATACGACCAAAGCGATCGAATTTATCAAGTCGTAAAGAAGTCAGTTTAAAGAGAACATACACCTTTAAACATAGCCATAAAGAATGGACTGGTATTCCAATTATGACTGCCAATATGGATGGTGTTGGAACATTAGAAATGGCCAACGAGTTACAAAAACGGCAACTCTTTACCTGTCTCGTAAAGACATATGATGAAGATGATTTAAAAGGCTTTAATGTTAATCCTGATTATGTTGCGATTAGCACGGGTATTTCGAAACGAGACTATAAAAAAGTGCAAGCAATTATACAAGCACATCCAGAACTCTACTTTATTTGTATTGATGTGGCCAATGGCTATTCAGAAAAGTTTGGAGACTTTGTTGAAAAGGTACGTACAGACTTCCCGCATTATACCATTATCGCAGGTAATGTAGTGACTGCGGATATGACACAAGAACTCATTTTACGCGGCGCTGACATAATTAAAGTTGGGATCGGGCCGGGTAGTGTTTGTACCACACGTATTCAGACGGGCGTAGGTTATCCACAACTCAGTGCAATCATGGAGTGCGCTGATGCAGCACATGGACTTGGCGCACATATTATAGCTGATGGAGGCTGTACATCACCCGGCGATATTGCCAAAGCATTTGGTGCAGGTGCAGACTTTGTAATGCTAGGCGGAATGTTTGCTGGTCATGACGAAGGTGGCGGGACAATCATCGAAAAAGTTATGCAAACAAAAGAAGTTGATCCAAAGACACAACAACTTAAGACTGAAACCAAAAAATATGTTGAGTTTTACGGAATGTCGAGTGATACTGCAATGGATAAACATCATGGTGGTGTGGCTGAATATAGAAGTAGTGAAGGGAGAACAGTTAGATTACCATATCGTGGCAATGTGGATTGTACAGTAAAAAATATCTTAGGTGGATTACGGTCGACATGCACATATGTTGGGGCACCAACATTAAAACAATTATCCAAATGTACAACATTTATTCGCGTTACAAAACAATATAATGACGTGTTTGAAGAATAA
- the lepB gene encoding signal peptidase I: MNAQIEYDDQIKIQLTHIASIQRELMLKVPAVLLIILVHRILLMIDPYQDFNPTHTLVFDVLLAVTVFVSVTYLLYDHTIKENDLEKAVPYRIYKVFHTTLDYMVIIPYLVFSITVLNMFVFSFSPISGSSMAPSFSDDEAVIFSHLSNEYERGDVVILYEDTLDDPYLIKRIIGLPGETVTIKEGRVYINDTLLEEPYIDETEVVTSCLQPQQNECRFTVEENTYFVLGDNRNGHALQSLTGYSIDSRTFGVVDEANIYGKVIFQFKDYNLLNR; this comes from the coding sequence ATGAACGCACAGATAGAATATGATGACCAAATAAAGATACAGTTAACACACATCGCAAGTATACAAAGAGAGTTAATGCTGAAAGTACCCGCCGTATTACTCATCATTTTAGTTCATAGAATCTTATTAATGATTGATCCATACCAAGATTTTAATCCAACACATACATTGGTATTCGATGTGTTACTTGCAGTAACGGTTTTTGTCTCGGTAACGTACTTATTATATGACCATACAATTAAGGAAAATGACTTAGAAAAAGCAGTCCCCTATCGTATATATAAAGTCTTTCATACCACATTGGACTATATGGTGATTATTCCCTATTTAGTCTTTTCAATTACCGTACTCAATATGTTTGTCTTTAGTTTTTCCCCTATCAGTGGGTCTTCTATGGCCCCATCATTCTCAGATGATGAGGCAGTGATATTCTCGCATTTAAGCAATGAATATGAACGGGGAGATGTCGTCATATTATATGAAGACACCCTTGATGACCCCTACTTAATTAAACGCATTATTGGCTTACCAGGTGAGACAGTTACGATTAAAGAAGGCCGTGTTTATATTAATGATACATTATTAGAAGAACCTTATATTGACGAAACCGAAGTGGTAACCTCATGTCTACAACCACAACAAAATGAATGCCGTTTTACCGTTGAAGAAAATACTTATTTTGTATTAGGGGACAACCGCAATGGACACGCACTTCAATCACTAACAGGGTATTCCATTGATTCGAGAACATTTGGTGTGGTTGATGAAGCAAATATTTATGGTAAAGTCATTTTTCAGTTTAAAGACTATAATTTATTAAATAGGTGA
- a CDS encoding methyltransferase domain-containing protein: MLGWIDLSHYNFHVVILLEPIQLKWMVKYKDQQSLGLRLHHYPYVIWILKHKAPSLCKTFKELETSYQILPDNTTLKDIESAFIQSLEDWIIYVTDLNIYDQLSFNNWDDQALLSLTDFKGKTIVDIGSGTGSQLFRMTPNAKNAYGVEPIGHLRTYLKEKAPSLELTHVYIVDGLLTEIPFHDHFSDITVTGHVFGDLPEEELDELERITKPGGTIILMPGNDDRDNEVHSFLLKNGFKYDRFFESGPSPSHGWKRKYWKTM, from the coding sequence ATGTTAGGTTGGATAGATTTAAGTCATTATAATTTTCATGTAGTCATACTTTTAGAACCGATTCAACTAAAGTGGATGGTTAAGTATAAAGATCAACAATCTTTAGGACTACGATTGCATCATTATCCCTATGTAATTTGGATATTAAAACACAAAGCACCATCATTATGTAAAACATTTAAAGAATTAGAAACGAGCTATCAAATACTCCCAGATAATACAACACTAAAAGACATTGAATCAGCATTTATTCAGTCGTTAGAAGATTGGATAATCTATGTAACAGATCTTAATATCTACGATCAATTGTCATTTAACAACTGGGATGATCAAGCATTATTATCACTGACCGACTTCAAAGGTAAAACGATAGTTGATATTGGAAGTGGCACTGGTTCACAACTTTTCCGAATGACACCAAACGCTAAAAATGCTTATGGTGTAGAACCGATTGGCCATTTGAGAACGTATCTAAAAGAAAAAGCCCCTTCATTAGAACTCACCCATGTTTATATTGTCGATGGATTGTTGACAGAGATTCCATTTCATGATCATTTTTCTGATATAACCGTGACGGGCCATGTATTTGGAGACTTGCCAGAAGAAGAATTGGATGAGTTAGAACGCATCACTAAGCCTGGCGGTACGATTATCCTTATGCCTGGCAATGATGATCGAGATAATGAAGTACATTCATTTTTGCTTAAGAATGGGTTTAAATATGACCGGTTCTTTGAGTCGGGACCATCACCTTCACATGGTTGGAAACGTAAATATTGGAAAACAATGTGA
- the ylqF gene encoding ribosome biogenesis GTPase YlqF — MKQIQWYPGHMAKTKRQLKEKMKQIDVVLELVDARAPKSSMNPIIPDISQNTQRVVVMNKADLADQYHLDMWQMYFAKEGIPSIFVNAQHQKTTQKLYTLIDTVTEDMIKKAQERGINEPIIRLMIVGIPNVGKSTIINQLAGKKKLKIGDKPGVTRQTQFITVRKGLEVMDTPGILWPKFDDEAIALKLALIGAIKDSILPIDNVVIYGLNYLLEHNPEALKNYYDILLSDDVIEVLDNIGRARGCIMRGNEIDYDRVYSLFLHDFRHLKFGRLCLDEVTDFETI, encoded by the coding sequence ATGAAACAAATACAATGGTATCCTGGTCATATGGCCAAGACCAAACGCCAATTGAAAGAAAAGATGAAACAAATTGATGTGGTCTTAGAACTTGTGGATGCAAGAGCACCAAAATCATCAATGAATCCAATTATTCCTGATATTAGTCAAAACACTCAACGTGTTGTTGTCATGAATAAAGCAGATTTAGCGGACCAATATCATTTAGATATGTGGCAAATGTATTTTGCAAAAGAGGGGATCCCCTCTATTTTTGTTAATGCCCAACATCAAAAAACAACACAAAAACTATATACACTCATTGATACTGTGACAGAAGATATGATTAAAAAAGCGCAGGAAAGAGGCATTAATGAACCCATTATAAGGCTAATGATAGTAGGTATTCCCAATGTAGGAAAATCAACTATCATCAATCAATTAGCGGGTAAGAAGAAATTAAAGATAGGGGATAAACCAGGTGTGACTAGACAAACGCAGTTTATTACTGTTAGAAAAGGACTAGAAGTTATGGATACACCAGGAATATTATGGCCCAAATTTGATGATGAAGCAATTGCCTTAAAACTTGCTTTAATTGGAGCAATCAAAGATAGTATTTTACCCATTGATAATGTGGTGATCTATGGCTTAAATTATTTACTAGAACACAATCCTGAGGCATTGAAGAATTATTACGATATTTTGTTAAGTGATGATGTCATTGAGGTGCTTGATAATATCGGGAGGGCACGCGGATGTATCATGCGGGGTAATGAAATTGATTATGATCGTGTTTATAGTTTGTTTTTACATGATTTTAGACATTTAAAATTTGGTCGCTTATGTTTGGATGAGGTGACTGACTTTGAGACAATTTGA
- a CDS encoding DNA translocase FtsK, whose translation MFFFKKMRSLVVTERSEDTVPFEIPQIVEKKEPYKQENFVSPIFGRKVKDDVVIPNPYKREGDVDLQFDSFRTKPKMSKEEMIKRYGTAYPEFDLVKGRNLKEAMDSQSRRKEEKRHNSTSFETRQSHTTEENISPQPSKKTNISDFFDRKNQDKTSHFEKTADEQDVVSKKQPEKTHETPVTTPDNKVSQKVEKPKKTKAEYTLPTADLLQKPVRKVTNNSEWLNKQIDILNQTFEEFNIGASVKKYTKGPTVTRYEIALDKGVNVKKITGIADNIKMALAAKEIRLEAPIPGKNTVGIEVPNEKADIVHFYDVVKKDAFIHATDPLTVALGIDIDGHGVFTSIRTMPHGLVAGATGSGKSVCINTLLMSLLFKYTPEELKLLLIDPKMVELSVYNDLPHLITPVITDPKVAMAGLKWVVDEMESRFDTFAKYHVRDIMAYNKYAKTENLDDMPFIVIVVDELADLMMVSSSNVEDAIMRLTQKARACGIHLIIATQRPSTDVVKGTIKSNIPTRIAFMVSSHVDSMTIIDGAGADKLLGRGDMLFVESGKPHHRVQGAFISDEDIRHVTNYIRKQAPSDYLFDEESLIKKVTTEVEADELTKPVAYFVVAEEAASINKISKEFKIGFNRAQHIVETLFDMGIVSDNVGSRARDVLMTKEELDKLFN comes from the coding sequence ATGTTCTTTTTTAAGAAAATGCGTAGTTTAGTTGTTACTGAACGGTCAGAAGATACCGTTCCTTTTGAAATACCACAAATCGTTGAAAAGAAAGAACCTTACAAGCAAGAAAACTTTGTTAGTCCTATATTTGGACGAAAAGTCAAAGATGATGTTGTAATTCCGAATCCATATAAACGTGAAGGCGATGTGGATTTACAGTTTGATAGTTTTAGAACGAAACCTAAAATGAGTAAAGAAGAGATGATTAAACGTTATGGCACAGCTTATCCAGAGTTTGATTTGGTGAAAGGAAGAAATCTAAAAGAAGCAATGGATTCCCAAAGCCGACGTAAAGAAGAAAAAAGACATAACTCTACCTCTTTTGAAACTAGGCAATCTCATACAACTGAAGAAAACATATCACCCCAGCCATCCAAAAAAACAAACATTAGTGACTTTTTCGATCGTAAAAATCAAGACAAAACATCACATTTTGAAAAAACAGCTGATGAGCAAGATGTTGTATCAAAAAAACAACCTGAAAAAACGCATGAGACACCGGTGACAACACCGGATAATAAGGTATCTCAAAAGGTAGAAAAGCCAAAGAAAACAAAGGCTGAGTACACCCTACCAACAGCTGATTTATTACAAAAGCCAGTCCGAAAAGTCACGAATAATAGTGAATGGCTAAATAAGCAAATTGATATTTTAAATCAAACATTTGAAGAGTTTAATATAGGCGCATCGGTAAAAAAATATACCAAAGGTCCAACTGTTACTAGATATGAAATCGCACTTGATAAAGGTGTGAATGTTAAAAAAATTACGGGTATTGCGGATAATATTAAAATGGCTCTTGCCGCGAAAGAAATTCGTTTAGAAGCCCCCATTCCTGGGAAAAATACTGTTGGTATTGAAGTCCCAAATGAGAAAGCAGATATTGTGCATTTTTATGATGTTGTAAAAAAAGATGCGTTTATCCATGCGACAGATCCTTTAACCGTAGCGCTAGGTATTGATATTGATGGGCATGGTGTATTTACTTCCATACGTACAATGCCGCATGGCTTAGTTGCTGGTGCGACAGGTAGTGGGAAAAGTGTGTGTATTAATACATTATTAATGAGCTTATTATTTAAGTATACACCAGAAGAGTTAAAACTCTTGTTGATTGATCCCAAAATGGTTGAACTAAGTGTATATAATGATTTACCACATCTTATTACACCAGTGATCACAGATCCTAAAGTTGCGATGGCGGGATTGAAATGGGTTGTTGATGAGATGGAAAGTCGATTTGATACATTTGCAAAATATCATGTTAGAGATATTATGGCATATAATAAATACGCGAAAACTGAAAACCTAGATGACATGCCGTTTATTGTTATTGTTGTTGATGAGTTAGCTGATTTAATGATGGTATCATCATCGAATGTCGAAGACGCTATTATGCGCTTAACGCAAAAAGCAAGAGCATGTGGAATCCATTTAATAATTGCTACACAACGTCCAAGCACAGATGTTGTTAAGGGAACTATTAAGTCTAATATACCAACGCGTATTGCCTTTATGGTATCATCACATGTTGATTCAATGACCATTATTGATGGTGCTGGTGCGGATAAATTATTAGGCCGTGGTGATATGTTGTTTGTTGAAAGTGGTAAACCACATCACCGGGTACAAGGTGCCTTTATTTCTGATGAGGATATCCGTCATGTAACCAATTATATACGTAAACAAGCACCAAGTGATTATTTGTTTGATGAAGAAAGTTTGATTAAAAAAGTAACCACAGAAGTAGAAGCAGATGAATTAACAAAACCTGTCGCATACTTCGTTGTCGCAGAAGAAGCTGCCTCAATTAACAAGATTTCAAAAGAGTTCAAGATTGGATTTAATCGTGCTCAACACATTGTTGAGACACTCTTTGATATGGGCATTGTTTCGGATAATGTTGGCTCAAGAGCTCGTGATGTACTCATGACAAAAGAAGAACTAGACAAGCTGTTTAATTAA
- a CDS encoding cyclase family protein, which produces MRIIDLTRTITDLISTSPFDDMLSLTTYKTIENDGYADSRLDTSMHVGTHMDAPSHMIPGGKLMSDYPLEHFIAQGVALDFTNASQIELEDSDALKIPMHSIVIIHTNKQVDFGDDAYYNDYPVLTDKFVSLLIKQQVKAIILDSFSPDYAPFTIHKKLLKHDILIVENAVNTDKLLSLTHFEVNIMPLKIASEGAFVRAFVKIID; this is translated from the coding sequence ATGAGGATAATCGATTTAACACGAACGATTACCGATTTAATTAGCACGTCGCCTTTTGATGATATGCTTTCTTTAACAACATATAAGACAATAGAGAATGATGGATATGCTGATTCAAGACTAGATACCTCAATGCATGTAGGTACCCATATGGATGCACCAAGTCATATGATTCCTGGTGGGAAATTAATGAGTGACTATCCCCTAGAACACTTTATTGCTCAAGGTGTCGCACTTGATTTTACGAACGCCAGTCAAATTGAATTAGAGGATAGTGATGCATTGAAAATTCCCATGCATTCTATTGTTATTATCCATACAAATAAACAAGTTGATTTTGGTGATGATGCTTATTATAATGACTATCCGGTACTTACAGATAAGTTTGTATCACTTTTAATCAAGCAACAAGTTAAAGCCATCATTTTAGATAGTTTTAGCCCTGATTATGCCCCTTTTACTATCCATAAAAAATTATTGAAACACGATATCTTAATTGTTGAAAATGCAGTGAATACCGACAAACTATTATCGCTCACTCATTTTGAGGTTAATATTATGCCACTTAAAATAGCTTCTGAAGGAGCATTTGTTAGAGCATTTGTTAAAATAATTGATTAA